A stretch of Lysobacter sp. K5869 DNA encodes these proteins:
- a CDS encoding pyruvate, water dikinase regulatory protein, with the protein MAGTRPVFYVSDGTGITAETIGHSLLTQFTDTRFVTDRIAFVDTVERAQEAAGKIREAAVSYGVRPVVINSCMDGEVGAALAESGALMLDVFAPFIEPLERELHETRQRRINQAHGIVDFDTYHRRINAMNYALTHDDGQSVDYNEADLILVAVSRAGKTPTCVYLALHYGVRAANYPLTEEDLEHDRLPPRLRPFRQKLFGLTIDPVRLQQIRQERRPNSRYAKFETCKSEVAAAEAMFRAERIPTLSTTHTSIEEIASKVMTTLGIHREMF; encoded by the coding sequence ATGGCAGGAACCCGCCCGGTCTTCTACGTTTCCGACGGCACCGGCATCACCGCCGAGACCATCGGCCACAGCCTGTTGACCCAATTCACCGACACCCGCTTCGTCACCGACCGCATCGCGTTCGTGGATACCGTCGAGCGGGCGCAGGAGGCGGCCGGCAAGATCCGCGAGGCCGCGGTGAGCTACGGGGTGCGCCCGGTGGTGATCAATTCCTGCATGGACGGCGAGGTCGGCGCGGCCCTGGCCGAGAGCGGGGCGCTGATGCTCGACGTTTTCGCGCCGTTCATCGAGCCGCTGGAGCGCGAGCTGCACGAGACCCGCCAGCGCCGCATCAACCAGGCCCACGGCATCGTCGATTTCGACACCTATCACCGCCGCATCAACGCCATGAACTACGCCCTGACCCACGACGACGGGCAGAGCGTGGACTACAACGAGGCCGACCTGATCCTGGTGGCGGTCTCGCGCGCCGGCAAAACCCCGACCTGCGTGTATCTGGCCCTGCACTACGGCGTGCGCGCGGCCAACTATCCGCTGACCGAGGAAGACCTCGAACACGACCGCCTGCCGCCGCGGCTGCGGCCGTTCCGGCAGAAGCTGTTCGGGCTGACCATCGATCCGGTGCGCTTGCAGCAGATCCGCCAGGAACGCCGGCCGAATTCGCGCTATGCCAAGTTCGAGACCTGCAAGAGCGAGGTCGCCGCGGCCGAAGCGATGTTCCGCGCCGAGCGCATTCCCACGCTCAGCACCACTCATACCTCGATCGAGGAGATCGCCAGCAAGGTGATGACCACGCTGGGGATCCATCGCGAGATGTTCTGA
- a CDS encoding DUF1249 domain-containing protein, translating into MTQAASRFARIPKLSRFGWLMGLYAENHERLTRMFEPAGLARGVYLSQVGDGLDLRLDVLEQHRYTTELRLTYAVLDPLTGEPDPSAYLRLYHDAHQLEATHCYVGRRWQDVIGMYPPPAQVLGHRMRMNTFLGKWLEYLAERGHGMTRLRPVELDPVSPAPDEDNPLGAGHNGAAKNSAMNA; encoded by the coding sequence ATGACGCAAGCCGCCTCCCGTTTCGCGCGCATCCCCAAGCTCAGCCGTTTCGGCTGGCTGATGGGCCTGTACGCGGAGAATCACGAACGCCTCACGCGCATGTTCGAGCCCGCCGGGCTCGCCCGCGGCGTGTATCTGTCGCAGGTCGGCGACGGCCTGGATCTGCGCCTGGACGTGCTCGAGCAGCATCGCTACACCACCGAGTTGCGCTTGACCTACGCGGTGCTCGATCCGCTCACCGGCGAGCCCGATCCTTCCGCGTATCTGCGCCTGTACCACGACGCGCATCAGCTCGAAGCCACGCACTGCTACGTCGGACGGCGCTGGCAGGACGTGATCGGCATGTACCCGCCGCCCGCGCAAGTGCTCGGCCATCGCATGCGCATGAATACTTTTTTAGGAAAGTGGCTCGAGTATCTAGCCGAACGCGGGCATGGCATGACAAGATTGCGCCCCGTCGAACTCGACCCGGTGTCGCCGGCTCCCGATGAGGACAATCCTCTCGGAGCAGGGCACAACGGAGCGGCAAAAAATTCAGCGATGAACGCTTGA
- a CDS encoding STM4011 family radical SAM protein: protein MHLSVLYRGRLSSCNYDCGYCPFAKTYDSREALRRDAADLARFVEWAGRQEMELSVLFTPWGEGLVRRHYREAMIALSRLPRLRRVAIQTNLCVGLRWLEDADLSKLALWCTYHPTQVTRAAFLARCRELSRRGVRHSVGMVGLIEDLDEIEAMRRELPAATPMWVNAFDPRPPDYYDAAQIARIEAIDPHFRYNLAPSPSLGAPCLTGDTVVSVDGDGAVRRCHFVAEPLGNLYDGSFAAHLRARACPNARCDCYIGYAHRPDLPFQRDYAGGVLERVPSFV from the coding sequence ATGCATCTGTCCGTGCTCTATCGCGGCCGCCTGAGCAGTTGCAATTACGATTGCGGCTACTGCCCGTTCGCCAAGACCTACGACAGCCGCGAAGCGCTGCGCCGCGACGCCGCCGACCTCGCCCGCTTCGTCGAGTGGGCCGGGCGGCAAGAGATGGAACTGTCGGTGCTGTTCACGCCCTGGGGCGAGGGCCTGGTGCGCCGCCACTACCGCGAGGCGATGATCGCGCTGAGCCGCTTGCCGCGGCTGCGCCGGGTCGCGATCCAGACCAATCTCTGCGTCGGCCTGCGCTGGCTGGAAGACGCGGATCTGAGCAAGCTCGCGCTGTGGTGTACCTACCACCCGACCCAGGTGACCCGCGCCGCCTTCCTCGCCCGCTGCCGCGAGCTGAGCCGGCGCGGCGTGCGCCACAGCGTCGGCATGGTCGGGCTGATCGAAGACCTCGACGAAATCGAGGCGATGCGGCGCGAACTGCCGGCCGCGACGCCGATGTGGGTCAACGCCTTCGACCCGCGCCCGCCGGATTACTACGACGCCGCGCAGATCGCCCGGATCGAGGCGATCGACCCGCACTTCCGCTACAACCTCGCGCCCTCGCCGAGCCTCGGCGCGCCCTGCCTGACCGGCGACACCGTGGTGTCGGTGGACGGCGACGGCGCGGTGCGCCGCTGTCATTTCGTCGCCGAGCCCTTGGGCAACCTCTACGACGGCAGCTTCGCCGCCCACCTGCGCGCCCGCGCCTGCCCGAACGCGCGCTGCGACTGCTACATCGGCTACGCCCACCGCCCGGACCTGCCGTTCCAGCGCGATTACGCCGGCGGCGTACTGGAACGCGTGCCCTCGTTCGTCTAG
- a CDS encoding STM4012 family radical SAM protein, whose translation MNAVVHEPTAPSLSELLRLPPYQAYSYSYPHKTAYRPLQPPRDLRELWAGEARDSLFLYLHVPFCSYRCGFCNLFALARPEPAKVERYLEQMERQLRATAQALGEHRFVRFAVGGGTPSYLDAAQLRRLFDLVERHANVDLHAIPAGIEVSPETVDAEKMQLCRERGIDRVSMGIQSFSEAEVRALVRPQQRATVEQAIAAIRAAGIATLNLDLIYGIAGQTVASFLASVDSALEHRPEELYLYPLYVRPLTGLGRIEAKAGARLPLQAEPMDERLALYEAGRDRLLAAGYQQVSMRMFRAPHAPDVAAPVYCCQSDGMIGIGCGARSYASSLHYSSEYGVARRSVAEILDHYLERDEASFAVADYGIAVGEEERRRRHAIQSLLIRPGLDRADYRRRFGADCLDHLPQLRELFAHGLAVENGELIELTDAGLARADTIGPWLASSAIVQRMRDYRLG comes from the coding sequence ATGAACGCCGTCGTCCACGAACCCACCGCCCCGAGCCTGAGCGAGCTGCTGCGCCTGCCGCCGTATCAGGCCTATTCGTACTCCTACCCGCACAAGACCGCCTATCGCCCCCTGCAGCCGCCGCGCGATCTGCGCGAGCTGTGGGCCGGCGAAGCGCGCGATTCGCTGTTCCTGTACCTGCACGTGCCGTTCTGCAGCTACCGCTGCGGCTTCTGCAATCTGTTCGCGCTGGCGCGGCCGGAGCCGGCCAAGGTCGAGCGCTATCTCGAACAGATGGAGCGGCAACTGCGCGCCACCGCGCAGGCGCTGGGCGAACACCGCTTCGTCCGCTTCGCGGTCGGCGGCGGCACGCCGAGCTATCTCGACGCGGCGCAGTTGCGGCGCTTGTTCGATCTCGTCGAACGCCACGCGAACGTCGATCTGCATGCGATCCCGGCCGGCATCGAGGTGTCGCCGGAAACCGTCGACGCCGAGAAAATGCAGCTGTGCCGCGAGCGCGGCATCGACCGCGTCAGCATGGGCATCCAGAGCTTCAGCGAAGCCGAAGTGCGCGCGCTGGTACGGCCGCAGCAGCGCGCCACGGTCGAACAGGCCATCGCCGCGATCCGCGCCGCCGGCATCGCCACGCTCAATCTCGATCTGATCTACGGCATCGCCGGGCAAACGGTCGCCAGCTTCCTCGCCTCCGTCGACAGCGCGCTCGAACACCGTCCCGAAGAGTTGTATCTCTATCCGCTGTACGTGCGGCCGCTGACCGGCCTGGGCCGGATCGAAGCCAAGGCCGGCGCGCGTTTGCCGCTGCAAGCCGAGCCGATGGACGAGCGCCTCGCCTTGTACGAAGCCGGCCGCGACCGTTTGCTCGCCGCCGGCTACCAGCAAGTGTCGATGCGCATGTTCCGCGCGCCGCATGCGCCCGACGTTGCCGCGCCGGTGTATTGCTGCCAAAGCGACGGCATGATCGGCATCGGCTGCGGCGCGCGTTCGTATGCGTCGAGCCTGCATTACTCCAGCGAGTACGGCGTGGCCCGGCGCAGCGTCGCCGAGATCCTCGATCACTACCTCGAACGCGACGAAGCCTCCTTCGCGGTCGCCGACTACGGCATCGCCGTGGGCGAGGAAGAACGCCGGCGCCGCCACGCGATCCAGTCGCTGTTGATCCGCCCCGGCCTGGACCGCGCCGATTACCGCCGCCGCTTCGGCGCCGACTGCCTCGACCACCTGCCGCAACTGCGCGAATTGTTCGCCCACGGCCTCGCGGTCGAAAACGGCGAGCTGATCGAGCTCACCGACGCCGGCCTCGCCCGCGCCGACACCATCGGCCCGTGGCTGGCCTCGTCCGCCATCGTCCAGCGCATGCGCGACTACCGCCTGGGCTGA
- a CDS encoding STM4013/SEN3800 family hydrolase, with the protein MPEAGARYDNPDMRGVVGQRDLLLITLDTLRFDAAQACFDAGELPVLSQHLHAGGWERRHTPGSFTYAAHAAFFAGFLPTPARPGPHPRLFALEFEGSETTAAGTHVFRDRADIVSGLRDAGYHAICIGGVGFFNKRNPLGSQFPNLFDESHWHPGLGVTAPDSTERQVALACERLCSDELRDKRCFVFVNVSALHQPNRHYLPGSETDSYATHRAALRYVDAALAPLLAALRARGGAFAIVCSDHGTAYGEDGFHGHRLAHDTVMTVPYAHFLLDP; encoded by the coding sequence ATGCCTGAGGCCGGCGCACGCTACGACAATCCCGATATGCGCGGCGTGGTCGGCCAGCGCGACTTGCTGCTGATCACGCTCGACACCCTGCGCTTCGACGCGGCGCAAGCCTGCTTCGACGCCGGCGAACTGCCGGTGCTGTCGCAGCACCTGCACGCCGGCGGCTGGGAGCGCCGCCACACCCCGGGCAGCTTCACCTACGCCGCGCACGCCGCGTTCTTCGCCGGCTTCCTGCCCACGCCCGCGCGCCCCGGCCCGCACCCGCGCCTGTTCGCGCTGGAGTTCGAGGGCAGCGAAACCACCGCCGCCGGCACCCATGTGTTCCGCGACCGCGCCGACATCGTCTCGGGCCTGCGCGACGCCGGCTATCACGCGATCTGCATCGGCGGCGTCGGCTTCTTCAACAAGCGCAATCCGCTGGGCTCGCAGTTTCCGAACCTGTTCGACGAAAGCCACTGGCATCCCGGCTTGGGCGTGACCGCGCCGGATTCGACCGAGCGCCAGGTCGCGCTGGCCTGCGAACGCCTGTGCAGCGACGAACTGCGCGACAAGCGCTGCTTCGTCTTCGTCAACGTCTCCGCCCTGCACCAACCCAACCGCCACTACTTGCCCGGCAGCGAAACCGACAGCTACGCCACTCACCGCGCCGCGCTGCGTTACGTCGATGCCGCGCTGGCGCCGCTGCTGGCCGCGCTGCGCGCCCGCGGCGGCGCCTTCGCCATCGTCTGCTCCGACCACGGCACCGCCTACGGCGAGGACGGCTTCCACGGCCACCGCCTCGCCCACGACACGGTGATGACCGTGCCCTACGCGCATTTCCTCCTCGATCCATGA
- a CDS encoding STM4014 family protein: MIGPRDSRRLRGLQQALRERGLPAAEELHYEDLLAAPQRAAERIDARPGALVKIESPGEAPALHAALIERGWRALGGDGAAPRPLRHGELAHQHYWYAGFRALLDALPARAGYLNPPDDIAGMSDKLACQRRLRAQGIAIPPLLGEIDGYESLQALLREHAADQVFVKARYGSSGAGVLAYRRNRSGGEAAYGSAELSEDGGETRVFNSLKPRRYDDGARITRLIDAIAAQGAYVERWIPKPRAPDGDGGHYDIRAVALDGFLRHRVARVGSGPLTNLHLGNRRGALAQWLDDAAMHALEIATQQAAMAFPRSRMIGFDLILREGRSWVLEANAFGDLLIDLPWQGLSTYQDQALLRPVPAPYSPQAPHAPEPAHA, encoded by the coding sequence CTGATCGGTCCGCGCGACAGCCGCCGCCTGCGGGGGCTGCAACAGGCCCTGCGCGAGCGCGGCCTGCCCGCGGCCGAGGAACTGCATTACGAAGACCTGCTCGCCGCGCCGCAGCGCGCGGCCGAGCGCATCGACGCGCGGCCCGGCGCGCTGGTCAAGATCGAATCGCCGGGCGAAGCGCCGGCGCTGCACGCGGCGCTGATCGAACGCGGCTGGCGCGCGCTCGGCGGCGACGGCGCGGCGCCGCGGCCGCTGCGGCATGGCGAATTGGCGCATCAGCACTACTGGTACGCCGGTTTTCGCGCACTGCTCGACGCCCTGCCCGCGCGCGCCGGCTACCTCAATCCGCCCGATGACATCGCCGGCATGAGCGACAAACTCGCCTGCCAGCGCCGCCTGCGCGCGCAAGGCATCGCGATTCCGCCGCTGCTCGGCGAGATCGACGGCTACGAATCGCTGCAGGCGCTGCTGCGCGAACACGCCGCGGACCAAGTCTTCGTCAAGGCCCGCTACGGCTCGTCCGGCGCGGGCGTGTTGGCGTATCGGCGCAACCGATCGGGCGGCGAAGCGGCTTACGGTTCGGCCGAGCTGAGCGAAGACGGCGGCGAAACCCGCGTGTTCAATTCGCTCAAGCCGCGCCGTTACGACGACGGCGCGCGCATCACCCGGCTGATCGACGCGATCGCCGCGCAAGGCGCCTACGTCGAGCGCTGGATTCCCAAGCCGCGCGCGCCGGACGGCGACGGCGGCCATTACGACATCCGCGCGGTCGCGCTCGACGGTTTCCTGCGCCACCGCGTCGCCCGCGTCGGCTCCGGCCCGCTGACCAACCTGCACCTGGGCAACCGCCGCGGCGCATTGGCGCAGTGGCTCGACGACGCGGCCATGCACGCGCTGGAAATCGCCACCCAGCAAGCGGCGATGGCGTTCCCGCGCAGCCGCATGATCGGCTTCGACCTGATCCTGCGCGAAGGCCGCAGTTGGGTGCTGGAAGCCAACGCCTTCGGCGATCTGCTGATCGATCTGCCGTGGCAAGGCCTGAGCACGTACCAGGATCAGGCGCTGCTGCGCCCGGTGCCCGCGCCGTACTCGCCGCAAGCGCCGCACGCGCCGGAGCCCGCCCATGCCTGA
- a CDS encoding STM4015 family protein: protein MTIGEYSQIYRGKRVVEFRMGATPAGGDVVYRLTQDYDSEESQRALLDDFLSKVDPAGLEALIVGAWSEAHDEGPQGYLDALIEYRAKLPKLTALFIGDMTYEDCEISWIIQTSYNPLLAAFPQLQSLRIRGSSNLELQAFSHAALEELTIECGGLPSKIVEALAGSTLPALKHLELWLGSDNYGFDGSVADYQNLLEKLGPERLRYLGLRDSQISDDLAVWLAQQPWLGSLQSLDLSLGTIGDVGAQALAESPHLGALERIDLSHHYISEQWQAKLRALPCQVVLDDPEEEDDGDRYVAVSE, encoded by the coding sequence GTGACCATCGGCGAGTACTCGCAGATCTACCGCGGCAAACGCGTCGTCGAATTCCGCATGGGCGCCACGCCCGCCGGCGGCGACGTGGTCTACCGGCTGACCCAGGACTACGACAGCGAAGAGAGCCAGCGCGCCCTGCTCGACGATTTCCTGTCCAAGGTCGATCCGGCCGGGCTGGAAGCGCTGATCGTCGGCGCGTGGAGCGAGGCCCACGACGAAGGCCCGCAGGGGTATCTCGACGCGCTGATCGAATACCGCGCCAAGCTGCCCAAGCTCACCGCGCTGTTCATCGGCGACATGACTTACGAGGACTGCGAGATCTCCTGGATCATCCAGACCTCCTACAACCCGCTGCTGGCCGCGTTCCCGCAACTGCAGTCGCTGCGCATCCGCGGCTCCAGCAATCTGGAACTGCAGGCGTTCTCGCACGCCGCGCTGGAGGAACTGACGATCGAATGCGGCGGCCTGCCGAGCAAGATCGTCGAGGCCCTCGCCGGCTCCACCCTGCCCGCGCTCAAGCACCTGGAACTGTGGCTGGGCAGCGACAACTACGGTTTCGACGGCAGCGTCGCCGACTACCAGAACCTGCTCGAAAAGCTCGGCCCCGAGCGCCTGCGCTACCTGGGCCTGCGCGATTCGCAAATCAGCGACGATTTGGCCGTGTGGCTGGCGCAGCAACCGTGGCTGGGCTCGCTGCAGAGCCTGGATCTGTCGCTGGGCACCATCGGCGACGTCGGCGCGCAGGCGCTGGCCGAAAGCCCGCACCTGGGCGCGCTGGAACGCATCGACCTGAGCCATCACTACATCTCCGAGCAATGGCAGGCCAAGCTGCGCGCGCTGCCGTGCCAGGTGGTGCTGGACGATCCCGAAGAAGAGGACGACGGCGACCGCTACGTGGCGGTGTCCGAGTAA
- a CDS encoding GntP family permease produces MAFLIVLAALCFLMYVAYRGHSVILFAPVAALGAVLLTDPSLVAPMFTGLFMDKMVGFLKLYFPVFLLGAIFGKLIETSGFSKSIVAATIRLVGRERAMLAIVAVCALLTYGGVSLFVVVFAVYPFAAELFRQSDIPKRLIPGTIALGAFTFTMDALPGTPQIQNIIPTAFFGTNTWAAPILGCIGGVFILIVGLFYLNWRRRAALKAGEGYGTDLVNEPAPFAGGQLAHPLIAVAPLVIVGVANKLFSEWLPQAYGKQHSFDPAVIGDAAPVVQDVSKIAAIWAVEGALLLGIAAVLAFAWKPVTASFAEGSKAAIGGALLAAMNTASEYGFGAVIAALPGFLVVANALGAIPNPLVNEAVTVTALAGITGSASGGMSIALAAMSETFIANAHAANIPMEVLHRVASMASGGMDTLPHNGAVITLLAVTGLTHRQAYKDVFAITLIKTAAVFVVIATFYATGLV; encoded by the coding sequence ATGGCGTTTTTGATCGTGCTGGCCGCGCTGTGCTTCCTGATGTACGTCGCTTACCGCGGCCACAGCGTGATCCTGTTCGCGCCGGTCGCCGCGCTCGGCGCGGTGTTGCTGACCGACCCGTCGCTGGTCGCGCCGATGTTCACCGGCCTGTTCATGGACAAGATGGTCGGCTTCCTCAAGCTGTATTTCCCGGTGTTTTTGCTCGGCGCGATCTTCGGCAAACTGATCGAGACCTCGGGCTTCTCCAAATCCATCGTCGCCGCGACCATCCGTCTGGTCGGACGCGAACGCGCCATGCTCGCCATCGTCGCGGTGTGCGCGCTGCTGACCTACGGCGGCGTGTCGCTGTTCGTGGTGGTGTTCGCGGTCTATCCCTTCGCCGCCGAGCTGTTCCGCCAAAGCGACATCCCCAAGCGGCTGATCCCCGGCACCATCGCGCTGGGCGCGTTCACCTTCACCATGGACGCGCTGCCGGGCACGCCGCAGATCCAGAACATCATTCCGACCGCGTTCTTCGGCACCAACACCTGGGCCGCGCCGATCCTCGGCTGCATCGGCGGCGTGTTCATCCTGATCGTCGGCCTGTTCTATCTGAACTGGCGCCGCCGCGCCGCGCTCAAGGCCGGCGAAGGCTACGGCACCGATCTGGTCAACGAACCCGCGCCGTTCGCCGGCGGCCAGCTCGCCCATCCCTTGATCGCGGTCGCGCCGCTGGTCATCGTCGGCGTCGCCAACAAGCTCTTCAGCGAATGGCTGCCGCAGGCCTACGGCAAGCAGCACAGCTTCGACCCGGCGGTGATCGGCGACGCCGCGCCAGTGGTCCAGGACGTATCCAAGATCGCCGCGATCTGGGCGGTGGAAGGCGCGCTGCTGCTCGGCATCGCCGCGGTGCTGGCGTTCGCCTGGAAGCCGGTGACGGCGAGCTTCGCCGAAGGCAGCAAGGCGGCCATCGGCGGCGCGCTGCTGGCGGCGATGAACACCGCCAGCGAGTACGGTTTCGGCGCGGTGATCGCAGCGCTGCCGGGCTTTTTGGTGGTCGCCAACGCGCTCGGCGCGATTCCCAATCCGCTGGTCAACGAAGCGGTGACCGTCACCGCGTTGGCCGGCATCACCGGCTCGGCCTCCGGCGGCATGAGCATCGCCCTGGCGGCGATGTCGGAGACCTTCATCGCCAACGCCCACGCCGCCAACATCCCGATGGAGGTGTTGCACCGCGTCGCCTCGATGGCCTCCGGCGGCATGGACACCTTGCCGCACAACGGCGCGGTCATCACCTTGCTGGCGGTGACCGGCTTGACCCACCGGCAGGCGTACAAGGACGTTTTCGCGATCACGCTGATCAAGACCGCGGCGGTGTTCGTGGTGATCGCGACGTTCTACGCCACCGGGCTGGTCTGA
- a CDS encoding TonB-dependent receptor, giving the protein MIRINRHSRVSGARRGALATAVAFALLAPAAWAQDAAPASTDAKTLGGLTVTARKREETLQEVPVAITAFTPEALDRLNIEDLSDLDAQVPNLTIYAARGSSSTITAYIRGVGQSDPLWGVDPGVGIYMDDVYIARPQGALLDVFDVERIEVLRGPQGTLYGKNTIGGAIKYISRGLPTQFGGFASVTAGNYGQLDVKAAVAGPIGGPTLGGDATLRGRLSVASLNRDGFGKNRFTGQDVSDKEVLALRGSLGAYVSDSLDIQFAFDWMDDQSGVRGAKMLAPNRFAPGFAPLDSRYDIRSGMPNINDTTIKGASAVVNWRANEDWTFKYVLAKRESDTETNIDFDTLPNKVADVKAFYSDQQVSHELQANYDAGGRARGVMGIYAFDGEAGGQVLNNFFNLSFGDTQGTVYTESLAFYADWTFDLTDKLKLDVGARYTDEDKRAKVFNQGYRDPNFTIPSGVIAANFDRKINFKNTSPKVSLDYQITPDILLYGLATRGFKSGGYNIRAQAAAVPRSADPFDDEVVDSYELGSKMAFFDQRLFLNLSYFHNKYKDIQLSVFTAYDSNGDGTNDAFFGDFTNAGKGTVQGLEVEYQWLPTRNWLISGNLAWLDAKYDEFMYAGVNIAKEQEFTNAPEFSGALNVEYRTDLSDGSNLSARVGYSYQSEVVATTEIVRTGAKPITQDGYGLINAGVTWKGKGPWTVSLQGSNLADKEYRTTGYSLNSALGVYTGFYGPPRQYSVTVKYDF; this is encoded by the coding sequence GTGATCCGCATCAACCGACACTCCCGCGTCAGCGGCGCCCGCCGCGGCGCGCTCGCCACCGCGGTCGCCTTCGCCTTGTTGGCGCCGGCGGCCTGGGCGCAGGACGCCGCGCCGGCGTCGACCGACGCCAAGACCCTGGGCGGGCTGACCGTCACCGCGCGCAAGCGCGAGGAAACCCTGCAGGAAGTGCCGGTGGCGATCACCGCGTTCACGCCCGAGGCGCTGGACCGGCTCAACATCGAGGATCTCAGCGACCTCGACGCGCAGGTGCCGAACCTGACCATCTACGCCGCACGCGGTTCCAGCAGCACCATCACCGCCTACATCCGCGGCGTCGGCCAGTCCGATCCGCTGTGGGGCGTGGACCCGGGCGTGGGCATCTACATGGACGATGTCTACATCGCCCGTCCGCAAGGCGCGCTGCTCGACGTGTTCGACGTCGAGCGCATCGAAGTGCTGCGCGGCCCGCAGGGCACGCTGTACGGCAAGAACACCATCGGCGGCGCGATCAAGTACATCTCGCGCGGCCTGCCGACCCAGTTCGGCGGCTTCGCTTCGGTCACCGCCGGCAATTACGGCCAGCTCGACGTCAAGGCCGCGGTCGCCGGCCCGATCGGCGGCCCGACCCTGGGCGGCGACGCCACCTTGCGCGGCCGCTTGTCGGTCGCCAGCCTCAACCGCGACGGCTTCGGCAAGAACCGCTTCACCGGCCAGGACGTCAGCGACAAGGAAGTGCTGGCGCTGCGCGGCAGCCTCGGCGCCTACGTCAGCGATTCGCTCGACATCCAGTTCGCGTTCGACTGGATGGACGACCAATCCGGCGTGCGCGGCGCCAAGATGCTCGCGCCCAACCGCTTCGCCCCGGGCTTCGCGCCGCTGGACAGCCGCTACGACATCCGCAGCGGCATGCCCAACATCAACGACACCACGATCAAGGGCGCTTCGGCGGTGGTGAACTGGCGCGCCAACGAGGACTGGACGTTCAAGTACGTGCTGGCCAAGCGCGAGTCCGACACCGAGACCAACATCGACTTCGACACCTTGCCGAACAAGGTCGCCGACGTGAAGGCGTTCTACAGCGATCAGCAGGTCAGCCACGAACTGCAGGCCAATTACGATGCCGGCGGCCGCGCCCGCGGCGTCATGGGCATTTACGCCTTCGACGGCGAAGCCGGCGGGCAGGTGCTCAACAACTTCTTCAACCTCAGCTTCGGCGACACCCAGGGCACGGTCTACACCGAGTCGCTGGCGTTCTACGCCGACTGGACGTTCGACCTGACCGACAAGCTCAAGCTCGACGTCGGCGCGCGCTACACCGACGAGGACAAGCGCGCCAAGGTGTTCAACCAGGGCTATCGCGACCCGAACTTCACCATTCCCAGCGGCGTGATCGCGGCCAATTTCGACCGCAAGATCAACTTCAAGAACACCTCGCCGAAGGTGTCGCTGGATTACCAGATCACCCCGGACATCCTGCTGTACGGCCTGGCCACCCGCGGCTTCAAGTCCGGCGGCTACAACATCCGCGCCCAGGCCGCGGCGGTGCCGCGCTCGGCCGATCCGTTCGACGACGAGGTCGTCGACAGCTACGAACTCGGCAGCAAGATGGCGTTTTTCGATCAGCGCCTGTTCTTGAACCTGTCGTACTTCCACAACAAGTACAAGGACATCCAGCTGTCGGTGTTCACCGCCTACGACAGCAACGGCGACGGCACCAACGACGCGTTCTTCGGCGACTTCACCAACGCCGGCAAGGGCACGGTGCAGGGCCTGGAAGTCGAGTACCAGTGGCTGCCGACGCGCAACTGGCTGATCTCGGGCAACCTCGCCTGGCTCGACGCGAAGTACGACGAATTCATGTACGCCGGCGTCAACATCGCCAAGGAACAGGAATTCACCAACGCGCCCGAGTTCTCCGGCGCGCTCAACGTCGAATACCGCACCGACCTGTCCGACGGCAGCAACCTGTCGGCGCGCGTGGGCTACAGCTATCAGAGCGAAGTGGTCGCCACCACCGAGATCGTGCGCACCGGCGCCAAGCCGATCACCCAGGACGGTTACGGCCTGATCAACGCCGGCGTGACCTGGAAGGGCAAGGGCCCGTGGACGGTGTCGCTGCAGGGCAGCAACCTCGCCGACAAGGAATACCGCACCACCGGTTACAGCCTGAATTCGGCGCTGGGCGTCTACACCGGCTTCTACGGTCCGCCGCGCCAGTACTCGGTGACGGTCAAGTACGACTTCTGA